The following are from one region of the Plutella xylostella chromosome 21, ilPluXylo3.1, whole genome shotgun sequence genome:
- the LOC105380136 gene encoding RNA-binding protein NOB1 translates to MSKKIKHLVVDTSAFIKAGNLQDIAENVYTIQEVIDEITNDKQRRKLVVLPYDLKIKNVFTESINFVTDFSKKTGDYTSLSATDIKVMALTYQMEKEVVGTEHLKTEPTMQKTLKVSGLANYTPHPDTDDNKVNETKPTEQQEPSNSPKEEVKQVNVEILNESKEDGYSSDEDQALAEQIADQVQNMQLKDDVDDMMVKVSDDEDEESESEGSEDDSDEGEWITPNNLAEKKKEMDMGDYCEDISVEVACITSDFAMQNVLKQIGLNVTSIDGRIIRQLRTFIFRCTTCFKTTSVMTKLFCPKCGHATLRKVAVSVDEHGNQHIHINGRKPLTARGKRFSLPTPKGGQHFQYPILTEDQHIHKKFATKMARKKNNPMDPEYVGGFSPFVMRDVNSKSAVLGVRANKQDVKYWMKNFSKGKK, encoded by the coding sequence ATGTCGAAAAAGATCAAGCATTTAGTCGTAGACACATCGGCGTTCATCAAAGCTGGAAACTTGCAAGACATCGCCGAGAATGTGTACACAATTCAAGAAGTTATCGATGAAATTACGAACGACAAGCAACGCCGCAAGCTGGTGGTGCTGCCGTACGACCTGAAAATCAAGAATGTGTTCACTGAGAGCATCAACTTCGTCACAGACTTCTCTAAGAAGACGGGAGACTACACAAGCCTCTCCGCCACAGATATCAAAGTGATGGCGCTCACTTACCAGATGGAGAAGGAAGTCGTCGGCACGGAACACCTCAAGACAGAGCCCACCATGCAGAAAACCCTAAAAGTTAGCGGCCTTGCCAACTACACCCCACATCCCGACACAGACGACAACAAAGTCAATGAAACAAAACCAACTGAACAACAGGAACCATCCAATAGCCCTAAAGAAGAAGTAAAGCAAGTTAATGTAGAAATTCTAAATGAGTCTAAAGAGGATGGCTACAGCAGTGATGAGGACCAGGCCTTGGCAGAACAGATAGCTGACCAAGTTCAAAATATGCAACTGAAAGATGATGTTGATGACATGATGGTTAAAGTCTCTGATGATGAAGACGAGGAGTCAGAGAGTGAGGGCAGTGAGGATGATAGTGATGAAGGCGAGTGGATCACACCCAACAACCTCGCTgagaagaagaaagaaatgGACATGGGTGACTACTGTGAAGACATATCAGTGGAAGTCGCTTGCATCACCTCTGACTTCGCCATGCAGAATGTCCTGAAGCAAATAGGCCTCAACGTCACCTCAATTGATGGTAGGATCATCCGACAGCTTCGCACCTTTATCTTTCGCTGTACCACATGCTTTAAAACCACCAGTGTGATGactaaactgttttgtcctaAGTGTGGGCATGCAACACTGAGGAAAGTGGCTGTGAGTGTAGATGAGCATGGCAACCAACACATACACATCAATGGTCGCAAACCACTGACAGCTAGAGGGAAAAGATTCAGCTTGCCCACCCCTAAAGGAGGCCAGCACTTCCAATACCCCATATTGACAGAGGATCAGCATATACACAAAAAGTTTGCTACCAAAATGGCTCGGAAGAAGAACAATCCTATGGACCCTGAGTATGTGGGAGGATTCTCCCCATTTGTCATGAGAGATGTTAACTCTAAGTCTGCTGTTCTAGGGGTGCGGGCCAACAAGCAGGACGTCAAGTACTGGATGAAGAACTTCTCTAAAGGGAAGAAATGA
- the LOC105380137 gene encoding mitochondrial inner membrane protein OXA1L: MFKLLQRNGRRSAVIKLFTENKFEVRKAKVYYAYSSVGTVRFASTGSELGKAGPLIESIPEPPPVPDAAALDAIQSLAANGEPTFASIGLGGWSPVGMVQNCLEFVHVTMDIPWWGAILIGTVVVRLAMFPLVIMSQRNSAVMNNHLPQIQLLQLKMTEARQTGNQLEAARYAQEMVAFMKEKGLNPLKNMIVPLAQAPLFISFFVGLRGMANCPVESMTHGGLWWFLDLTVPDQYFLLPIITSATMMATIELGVDGGRLDAQNMQLMRYFLRAVPFIMLPFTINFPGAILVYWCSSNFISLGQVGLLKIPAVRDYFKIPKLESHKPDSLPIKKKGFVDGAKESWTNMKISRELAERQRIDEMIFTKAGKGPLQKTYKFDPTKLSNVQAKPK; encoded by the coding sequence ATGTTTAAGCTACTGCAGCGGAATGGCAGACGAAGTGCcgttatcaaattatttaccGAAAATAAGTTTGAGGTTAGGAAAGCAAAAGTATACTACGCCTATTCTTCAGTTGGCACCGTCAGATTTGCGTCCACAGGCAGCGAATTGGGGAAGGCGGGGCCGCTGATCGAGAGTATACCGGAGCCGCCGCCGGTGCCGGACGCGGCGGCGCTCGACGCGATACAGAGTCTAGCGGCCAATGGAGAGCCGACATTCGCGAGCATCGGCCTGGGCGGCTGGAGCCCCGTGGGCATGGTGCAGAACTGCCTCGAGTTCGTGCACGTCACCATGGACATCCCGTGGTGGGGCGCCATCCTCATCGGCACGGTGGTGGTGCGCCTCGCCATGTTCCCGCTGGTCATCATGTCGCAGCGCAACTCCGCCGTCATGAACAACCACCTGCCGCAGATCCAGCTGCTGCAGCTCAAGATGACGGAGGCGCGGCAGACCGGCAACCAGCTCGAGGCTGCCCGTTATGCACAGGAAATGGTGGCCTTTATGAAAGAGAAGGGTTTGAACCCGTTGAAGAACATGATTGTTCCACTGGCGCAGGCGCCGCTGTTCATTTCCTTCTTCGTGGGTCTCCGAGGCATGGCCAACTGCCCAGTGGAGAGCATGACCCACGGCGGTCTGTGGTGGTTTCTTGACCTGACAGTCCCAGACCAGTACTTCTTGCTGCCAATCATCACAAGTGCCACAATGATGGCCACCATAGAGCTGGGTGTTGACGGTGGGCGGCTAGACGCACAGAACATGCAGCTCATGCGGTACTTCCTCCGGGCCGTCCCCTTCATCATGCTGCCATTCACTATCAACTTCCCTGGAGCCATTTTGGTGTACTGGTGTTCAAGTAACTTTATCTCACTAGGCCAAGTGGGCTTACTCAAGATTCCAGCAGTGAGGgattactttaaaatacctaaattaGAGTCACACAAACCAGATTCTTTGCCAATAAAGAAGAAAGGCTTTGTAGATGGAGCGAAGGAATCATGGACCAACATGAAGATCTCACGAGAGCTGGCGGAGCGGCAGAGAATAGACGAGATGATTTTCACAAAAGCTGGCAAAGGACCTCTCCAGAAGACATATAAGTTTGACCCGACAAAGTTATCTAATGTGCAAGCAAAACCAAAGTAG
- the LOC105380135 gene encoding uncharacterized protein LOC105380135, protein MNYKKESELITIEDYGYGFNSIGELRQLGGKKEKYSYDQLRLLLSPTDRSYKCITSVWGPERIRQNFEKAMKKYVKDYVIDKFKYTKLPVPEGSWEKTGTYALASPKYFLKDTLLVFVTIDSAIWDDWLLSENLYKYSMIPYFQHAKDRGYGVVSMQMWKHWYNWNDYSHRVLTGQEYAEYVWDHYISKSQASAIVIIGHSGASEEVTEMAVKKKEDFKRRVKAVALLGGSPCSYRNKNPKFPKYYARVTKHWKCDKSLSLGVPLEDDTEKTGINTVSAGTNNDREAPHICMEAALKFIDKKLKKFYETQPKTHKVLLPKPTQVNSRPRKKCNYTDDAYEDMKDQLDYMDLQYEDEL, encoded by the exons ATGAATTATAAAAAGGAGAGTGAATTAATTACAATAGAAGATTATGGATATGGTTTCAATTCAA TTGGAGAGTTGAGGCAGCTAGgtggaaagaaagaaaagtaTTCTTATGATCAATTAAGATTATTACTCAGCCCTACAGATCGCTCATACAAGTGCATAACTTCGGTATGGGGACCGGAGAGAATACGTCAGAACTTTGAAAAAGCcatgaaaaaatatgtcaaaGATTATGTGATTGACAAGTTTAAATACACCAAGTTACCGGTGCCAGAAGGATCCTGGGAGAAGACTGGGACGTATGCCTTAGCATCCCCAAAGTATTTCTTGAAAGATACTCTATTGGTCTTTGTCACAATTGATTCTGCCATTTGGGATGATTG GTTACTAAGTGAGAACCTGTATAAATACTCAATGATACCATACTTCCAACACGCTAAGGATAGAGGTTACGGGGTTGTGTCAATGCAAATGTGGAAACACTGGTATAACTGGAATGATTACAGTCACCGAGTGCTCACTGGCCAAGAATATGCAGAGTATGTTTGGGATCACTATATCTCTAAGAGTCAG GCATCAGCTATAGTGATCATAGGCCACAGCGGTGCTAGTGAAGAAGTTACAGAAATGGCTGTGAAAAAGAAGGAAGATTTTAAAAGGAGAGTCAAAGCGGTGGCATTGCTTGGTGGAAGCCCATGCTCTTACAGAAATAAGAATCCAAAGTTTCCTAAATATTATGCAAGG GTGACAAAACATTGGAAGTGTGACAAAAGTTTATCGCTGGGTGTTCCACTGGAGGATGATACAGAGAAGACAGGAATTAATACAGTGTCCGCTG GTACAAATAATGACCGTGAGGCACCCCATATATGCATGGAAGCAGCCTTAAAGTTCATTGATAAGAAACTGAAGAAGTTCTATGAAACTCAACCTAAAACCCACAAGGTACTCTTGCCCAAACCGACACAAGTCAACTCTAGACCAAGGAAGAAATGTAACTACACTGATGATGCTTATGAAGACATGAAGGATCAACTTGACTACATGGACCTTCAGTATGAAGATGAATTATGA
- the LOC105380134 gene encoding uncharacterized protein LOC105380134, producing MMNSFHHTVKYLRLVNLKTALKTIKECTPNQINNVTKAKLDFSKAKSISISPRSIGFEIGQKPDEGKIKQDPLSYTPIINPRSILPLIDGNWQRQEVGLPTHREEEKQAARLIVIRRKKMKKHQRRKLWKRMRHRWARVRQRRRQIKEKVFQAELLALMKKADEFSAEQYVTDKIARANHTPLPTRWRHKRLPEFIIRQLMGIDKKINYKHTDVYKA from the exons ATGATGAACTCCTTTCACCACAccgtaaaat ATTTACGGTTGGTGAATCTCAAAACAGCGCTAAAAACTATCAAAGAGTGCACTCCCAACCAAATCAACAATGTTACGAAGGCAAAACTGGATTTCTCTAAGGCAAAATCTATTTCAATCAGCCCCAGATCAATTGGTTTCGAAATAGGTCAAAAACCAGATGAAGGGAAAATCAAACAGGATCCTTTGTCGTACACCCCTATCATCAATCCTAGATCTATACTGCCCTTGATTGATGGCAACTGGCAACGGCAAGAAGTGGGGCTGCCAACACATAGGGAGGAGGAGAAACAGGCGGCCAGGCTGATCGTCATCAGAAGGAAAAAGATGAAGAAGCATCAGAGGAGGAAGCTGTGGAAACGCATGAGGCATCGCTGGGCCAGG GTGCGTCAGCGGAGGCGTCAGATCAAGGAGAAGGTGTTCCAAGCGGAGCTCCTCGCGCTCATGAAGAAGGCAGATGAGTTCTCCGCCGAGCAGTATGTGACCGACAAGATCGCCCGAGCCAACCACACACCACTGCCTACGAG GTGGAGACACAAGCGCCTGCCAGAGTTCATCATCCGCCAACTGATGGGCATCGATAAGAAAATCAACTACAAACATACTGATGTCTATAAAGCTTAA
- the LOC125490148 gene encoding uncharacterized protein LOC125490148, translating into MQEISESLCVELVKLCQSAEENDLYTRSSAFDEDLYNLCEDAQNAFAQEAQNKRVIKNESSPNNIEESESGVKPPIIASTCESLFRIQEMLLKNITANQKEILQLSSNIENSISFLTSLNVEFSKKIESLENKVKEDRKRICLLEAKIEEMQSNRKSNCEIKTEPK; encoded by the exons atgcaaGAAATAAGTGAAAGTCTATGCGTAGAACTAGTGAAGCTATGTCAAAGTGCTGAAGAGAATGACTTATATACTCGTAGTTCTGCATTCGATGAAGATTTGTACAATCTTTGTGAAGATGCTCAAAATGCTTTCGC GCAGGAAGCCCAAAACAAAAGAGTAATAAAAAACGAGAGCTCTCCTAACAACATCGAAGAAAGCGAGTCTGGGGTGAAGCCACCAATTATTGCCAGTACATGTGAATCTTTATTTAGGATCCAAGAGATGTTACTGAAGAATATTACTGCCAATCAGAAGGAAATTCTGCAATTGAGCAGTAATATCGAAAATTCGATTTCCTTCCTTACCTCTCTAAATGTTGAGTTTAGTAAGAAGATTGAATCTCTGGAGAACAAAGTTAAGGAAGATAGAAAACGCATCTGTTTACTAGAAGCTAAAATTGAGGAGATGCAAAGCAATAGAAAGTCTAattgtgaaataaaaactgaacCAAAATAA